Within the Erigeron canadensis isolate Cc75 chromosome 6, C_canadensis_v1, whole genome shotgun sequence genome, the region CTTAAAATGCGATGagaaaatttaaagatgaattCAATATAGATTCCAAGTTCCAAATAAAACAAGTGACtataaattcattttttactAGACAATGTTagaatttgaaatatttaagaaattattaattaatagttttattgggaaaactatatttatattggggtttcaaaaaagttattatcatattattttattgtttgaagTCCAATTTTGTACTGGTCCTAAGTTGAGAccggacaaattattaattttatcgagtttattaatttattgagtATTAAATTATAGAGGTTCTACTGTACTTTGaacataattttttgtttagttGAAAGCCTACGCTATTATGTAGTTGTAATATACGTGGCATATGACCATGTGTCAATTTCACAACGCAAGTTGATGTGGTCATGACACGTAAGCAAAAAGTTGAGGTGGCGAACAAAGAGATATGCCATACGAGCACTTGAAGATAACAAAATATAGTATTAAGGGTtcagtattgtaaaacaagtactcatatttgttttactttaatacttgttttatattaCCAATATAGTatataggtaaaataaaacaagtattaaagtaaaacaataggtttcttttCAATAAAAATTATCGGGCATCAATTGCTTTATGAATCTTCGTGTATCAATATAACCATAATCTATGAGTCAAGATCTTGTcaaatttgttttactttaatgcTATAAGcaacttattaatattaaaaaatatgattttaggtAAACTAaagcaaataaaacaataggtttatCTTCACTGAAAAAATTACTGTGCATCATAGAAATCATCGTGCATTAATTGCTttatgaatcttcgtgcatcaatttaaccacgatttaagggtcaagatcttgtcatatttgttttactctaatacttattttacaataaccaaccccTAATTAATATTACAATAATATTAGTTACTCTGGTTTTAGTTAAAATAataaagtattaaagtaaaacaaataaaacaatatgtttctatTACTCAAAAATCACCGTGCATGATGTAAATTGtagtgcatcaatatatatatatatatacttgtgctttttaaatcttcatgtatcaattttattatgatataaatgtcaagatcttgtcttatttattatattttaatacttgtttaacAATACTATGACAGGGCGGTACGCTCTGCTCGTGACTCCTACTCTAATAAAAAGACTAAAGACCCCTACCGAAGATTCAAAGGGCGAGCACCGAAATGAGAAAGGCTTGTAGACTCATGACATTGAACGAGACATTCGAAAACTAAAGTGCACACTAAAACGTGCTTCGAAAGGTGTCAGCAGGTGAGCGGAGTCGATGCCCGTCATGTTCGCCCACTTCGAGTCTTGCCTTTAGATAGCAAAAAGTAACCCCTAGTTACTCTATAGTCTATATTGGAGATTTGGAGTACAAGAAGTTAAAAGGAAAAGTCAAATGCAATCCCCAGTAGACAATACGGAGTACcagaaaaagtgaaaaacaatcAACGGCAAGTTCAAGGGcgattaattaaaaacattgaTAAGGtgcatcttcatcatcatctgattacaaatttacaatagtcattttgttttgtcttttttacttttatttacaatagaaaacaaaaagaatagTAAAATAGTTAATGCCGAGCAAAACACATGAAGGAGGTTGTATGTTCTAAGGGGGGATTTGagagttaagaaaaaaaaaaaaaaaaaaagagatggcAGAAGAAGCAGAAGCAGCGGAATGCCCTGTTTGTCTGCAACCTTTCGATGGCGAATCAACAATCCCACGCGTTCTCGGCTGCGGCCACTCCACCTGCCACGACTGTCTCGTCTCCCTCCCTAAACCACCTTTTATTAAAAACACGATTCGCTGCCCTGGTTGTACTCAGCTTGTCTTTTATCCACCACAAGGCCCCTCTGCTCTCCCCAAAAACATTGACCTAATTCGCCTCTCTAAACCCTTTCTTTCCATCAAACCctccaaatcatcatcatcatcaacaacccATGACTTTGTTCCCAATTTATGGTCTCATGAGTTTTACCTTCATTGGAAACATCGGATTCTTCCTCAACTTTCCATCGAAACATCCGACCAAACCTCTTCTTTCGTCTTACATCAAAATCACAAGTCCAAGGTTAATGTTTCTCTTTTTAAACTTGCTTTTTTTTccgataatgataatgatgaaaaTGCTGCCGCCTTTTTTAAGTTTAGTTACATTTCCAAAGTTATGTGGCTTTTGTTTAAATTGGGTAATGATGACTCGTTATCTGAGCTTGACTCGATTTTTAATTTGAACCACCCTCTCGTTTCTACTGCTTACGGCTTGTGGTGTGATCATCGTCATAATTTGTATCTTGTGTGTGAATATAAAGCTCGCGATACTAGTTTGTTAAATGTTGTTGTTTCTCAACAAGAAGATTTGTCTACGTTTGGTATCATCGGTATGGAGCTCTGTGAAACGGTCATGAAATTGCATGATTATGGGTTAGTTTGTGGGTGTTGTTCGTTGTCGTGCTTTTGTATCGATCGTTTTGGGCATATTGTTATTGGGTTAAATCAGGTATACATGGTTGGAGAAAGACTTCAAAACATGACTGCACAGGCTGTCTCGTTTGCACATGATAATAGTCAAAGTTTGGAAAGCGATTTTACGAATGCTCTTTTTGAGATTCATGCATTTCCTAGCCCGGAGCTGTTAGTAGAGTTTGTGCAGAAACAGGGTATTCATTTTGAGTTTGACAAGTCGACCTGTACAGCTGGCTATAGTTCAGATGTATGGTCGATAGCTTGCATATTAATCTGGTTTCTAGTGGGGAAGTCTTTTGCTGATGAGACTTACGCATTTTTGTCTAGTTTTATACATGAGTATATCAATGGAAATACTTGTGATTGTGAAAACTTGTTTGTGGGTTGGTTGGATAAAGTTTCAGGCTTTTTAGATAATAGATTGGGTTCAGACCATGTATCGATAAAGGAGTTGCTGTGCAAATGTCTTTGTCATGACCCGGGAACTAGACCGCCTGTAATTGATGTTTGGAAGTACATGAGAGGATTGATTATTAAACCGAAGTTTGATATAATTGCAATTACAGAAGAAAAATCAACAAACACACATAAATGTCATTGCTTGCTCCTAGGAGACTTGTTATGGTCTTCAAAGAAAACCAATAAAGTTGATGATAGAAGTAGCATGATGAATGATTCGACACATGAAAACTTGGTGGTTGAGAGTGATGTTATCGAGGGTCTTCGTAAAACTTCCCTAGCATGTACTGAGTTAAAAGGTCATCTTGATTGCATATCTGGATTAGCTGTTGGAGGTATCATATCTTCTTCTCTGTGTCCTTCTTGATTCTAGTTGGTGTTGTTTACTCATTGATGGTCTAAAATTGACTCATTTGTTAAAATAGTTAAATAAAAGGACAAGTTACTTGATTAATATAGATTGTGTTATTAAGACTACAACTAGTTTCACCTAGGCTATTTGTATGCAACTGATTACTTCTATCCTGTTTTATTGTACCAACTCTCCTTGTCatgtctatttatttttttatacattttgaaTACATAGGAATTTGGTGGAGTAACAATAATGATTGTCTCCAAACTGTGAATGTTGGTCTCTAGATGGTGAGTGAGCAAGAATCAATTTATGTAGGCTTCTATTTTTACCCTTATGTAATGAAAAGACCACATTCCTTGGAGTCCCTTTTATTTATGGTAAGATTATAGATAGATTTCCAGTGATGACAATTATTAAGTTTGCACTATCATGCCATTTGTTGCATGGTGTGTATCatcttaactaattatcaattTTTAAAGTTTCTCTTAGGCTGTATtctcaatttatttttaaagaaaataatagaAGTTGAAACAGAAGGTTGAGTGGATGGAAGGGACTAAGGGAGGCTAGATTAAAAGATGTGTTCTTAAGCTTGAAAGAAGGGAAGGTAAGAGGAGGAGGACAATATGGTCAGCTTACAAAATATTACTAAAGCAATCTCCCTTCACTTTGTGATCTGCCCATATTTGGGAGGATGGTTATAGCCCTCAAAAACTCCCAAATTTCCTTCCCTTTTTGATCtacttttctttcttaaaaatTATCAAGAACAGAAACCATTTTTAATTCTTCTCTctatatattttagaaaaaacttGAGACCACCGCCTAAATTTGTGTGCAATGTTTAGAGAAGGTCCATCCTCCATGACAACCTTTACGAATCTACTTTGCAGTTCCTATTTAGCAGGGTGTCTAAGATTATATGATGTGTGTATCATCAATGTCCATCCTCAGTGGAATTTCGTCATTTTAAATGACGAAACATGATTGTTTGATATAACCACAGAGACGATATGTGCAGGaaactctttattttttaagcTGTATTTTACTAGAAAACAGAGTGCATCAGCCCTTTTCTCAGGATAAATTTATCATGGAAAATTTGAATGCTTTGTATCGTTCTGCGTTTTTTGCTCTCCCATTTTTTCACAGGATCCGAGTTACAAACTTGCACCTGTCATTATTACATATTCACTTGTTTTGTTTTACTTCTTTTCACTAATTCATATTTAAATACATTTCCATTTTACTGAAATAGAGATAATGTTTCTGGACTTATTAACCTAAGAGGTGTGccttttgtttaaattttgtagGCGGTTTCCTTTTTAGCTCTTCATTTGATAAAACAGTTGAGGTGTGGTCCCTCCAGGTATGCATCT harbors:
- the LOC122606284 gene encoding uncharacterized protein LOC122606284 isoform X1, with protein sequence MAEEAEAAECPVCLQPFDGESTIPRVLGCGHSTCHDCLVSLPKPPFIKNTIRCPGCTQLVFYPPQGPSALPKNIDLIRLSKPFLSIKPSKSSSSSTTHDFVPNLWSHEFYLHWKHRILPQLSIETSDQTSSFVLHQNHKSKVNVSLFKLAFFSDNDNDENAAAFFKFSYISKVMWLLFKLGNDDSLSELDSIFNLNHPLVSTAYGLWCDHRHNLYLVCEYKARDTSLLNVVVSQQEDLSTFGIIGMELCETVMKLHDYGLVCGCCSLSCFCIDRFGHIVIGLNQVYMVGERLQNMTAQAVSFAHDNSQSLESDFTNALFEIHAFPSPELLVEFVQKQGIHFEFDKSTCTAGYSSDVWSIACILIWFLVGKSFADETYAFLSSFIHEYINGNTCDCENLFVGWLDKVSGFLDNRLGSDHVSIKELLCKCLCHDPGTRPPVIDVWKYMRGLIIKPKFDIIAITEEKSTNTHKCHCLLLGDLLWSSKKTNKVDDRSSMMNDSTHENLVVESDVIEGLRKTSLACTELKGHLDCISGLAVGGGFLFSSSFDKTVEVWSLQGFNHVHTLKGHEHKVMAVVFVDSKPPLCISADNGGDIFIWGITLPFEEKPFRKLNEEKDWRYSGIHALAVSSSGYFYTGSGDKSIKAWSMHDYSLSCTMTGHNSVVSALVVCNEVLYSGSWDGTIRLWCLSDHSPLALLGEEAPGASVLSLSAYTHTLVAAYENGSIKVWYKDKPLNSISAHSSSIFSICMEGQWIFSGGWNKTILVQKLSGDDESQVEITEIGSIAGNSVVTALHYWQGRLFVGQADRIIKVYSFGG
- the LOC122606284 gene encoding uncharacterized protein LOC122606284 isoform X2 translates to MAEEAEAAECPVCLQPFDGESTIPRVLGCGHSTCHDCLVSLPKPPFIKNTIRCPGCTQLVFYPPQGPSALPKNIDLIRLSKPFLSIKPSKSSSSSTTHDFVPNLWSHEFYLHWKHRILPQLSIETSDQTSSFVLHQNHKSKVNVSLFKLAFFSDNDNDENAAAFFKFSYISKVMWLLFKLGNDDSLSELDSIFNLNHPLVSTAYGLWCDHRHNLYLVCEYKARDTSLLNVVVSQQEDLSTFGIIGMELCETVMKLHDYGLVCGCCSLSCFCIDRFGHIVIGLNQVYMVGERLQNMTAQAVSFAHDNSQSLESDFTNALFEIHAFPSPELLVEFVQKQGIHFEFDKSTCTAGYSSDVWSIACILIWFLVGKSFADETYAFLSSFIHEYINGNTCDCENLFVGWLDKVSGFLDNRLGSDHVSIKELLCKCLCHDPGTRPPVIDVWKYMRGLIIKPKFDIIAITEEKSTNTHKCHCLLLGDLLWSSKKTNKVDDRSSMMNDSTHENLVVESDVIEGLRKTSLACTELKGHLDCISGLAVGGGFLFSSSFDKTVEVWSLQGFNHVHTLKGHEHKVMAVVFVDSKPPLCISADNGGDIFIWGITLPFEEKPFRKLNEEKDWRYSGIHALAVSSSGYFYTGSGDKSIKAWSMHDYSLSCTMTGHNSVVSALVVCNEVLYSGSWDGTIRLWCLSDHSPLALLGEEAPGASVLSLSAYTHTLVAAYENGSIKVWYKDKPLNSISAHSSSIFSICMEGQWIFSGGWNKTILVQAMMSLK